One window of the Lysobacter sp. S4-A87 genome contains the following:
- a CDS encoding homoserine O-acetyltransferase, translated as MTEFIPPGTRWFDLPSPFPMKRGGALNNARVAYETWGTLNAAGDNAVLIVTGLSPDAHAASNEGNPEPGWWEQMLGPGKPIDSDHWFVICVNSLGSCKGSTGPASINPDTGAPYRLSFPDLSVEDGAQAAAHVVHALGITSLACIIGNSMGGMTALAFLHLHPGLARSHINISGAAKALPFSIAIRSLQREAIRLDPNWNHGQYDDERYPEAGMRMARKLGVITYRSALEWDGRFGRVRLDSDRTEDEPFGLEFEVESYLEGHARRFVRRFDPNCYLYLSRSMDWFDLGEYCSDRQGNGEADTRAGLAGLRVEKALAIGVHTDILFPLQQQEEIAEGLRAGGADSRFLPLPSPQGHDAFLVDIARFGPAVGDFLNGLR; from the coding sequence ATGACCGAATTCATCCCCCCCGGTACCCGCTGGTTCGACCTGCCCTCGCCGTTCCCGATGAAGCGCGGCGGCGCGCTGAACAACGCCCGCGTCGCCTACGAAACCTGGGGCACGCTCAATGCCGCCGGTGACAATGCCGTCCTGATCGTCACCGGCCTGTCGCCCGATGCGCACGCGGCCAGCAACGAAGGCAATCCGGAACCGGGCTGGTGGGAACAGATGCTCGGCCCGGGAAAGCCAATCGACAGCGACCACTGGTTCGTCATCTGCGTCAATTCGCTCGGCAGCTGCAAAGGCTCGACCGGGCCGGCCTCGATCAATCCCGACACCGGCGCACCGTATCGGCTGAGCTTCCCCGACCTGTCGGTCGAGGACGGCGCGCAGGCGGCCGCGCATGTCGTGCACGCGCTCGGCATCACCAGCCTGGCCTGCATCATCGGCAATTCCATGGGCGGCATGACCGCGCTGGCGTTCCTGCACCTGCATCCGGGCCTGGCGCGCAGCCATATCAACATTTCCGGTGCGGCCAAGGCGCTGCCGTTCTCGATCGCGATCCGTTCGCTGCAGCGCGAAGCAATCCGCCTCGACCCGAACTGGAACCACGGCCAGTACGACGACGAGCGCTACCCCGAGGCCGGCATGCGCATGGCGCGCAAGCTCGGCGTGATCACCTACCGCTCGGCGCTTGAGTGGGATGGGCGATTCGGTCGCGTGCGGCTGGATTCGGACCGCACCGAAGACGAGCCCTTCGGCCTCGAATTCGAGGTCGAAAGCTACCTGGAAGGCCACGCCCGCCGCTTCGTGCGCCGCTTCGACCCCAATTGCTACCTCTACCTGAGCCGTTCGATGGACTGGTTCGACCTGGGCGAGTACTGCAGCGACCGCCAGGGCAACGGCGAGGCCGACACCCGGGCCGGCCTGGCCGGGCTGCGCGTGGAGAAGGCGCTGGCGATCGGCGTCCACACCGACATCCTGTTTCCGCTGCAGCAGCAGGAGGAGATCGCCGAAGGCCTGCGCGCCGGCGGAGCCGACTCGCGGTTCCTGCCGCTGCCGTCGCCGCAGGGGCATGACGCCTTCCTGGTCGACATCGCACGCTTCGGACCGGCCGTCGGCGACTTCCTGAACGGCCTTCGCTGA
- a CDS encoding cysteine dioxygenase family protein: MTINDALPDLDFPGHDKLVAAIDAAVAAGDEHAVTAALRTTLCGMIRDRDVQLPSCVHDPIEDHYARREIYRSPRLGYSVVAMTWGPGQGTPVHDHCGLWCVEGVWDGELEITQYELLERDGERFRFRAAGGMHAGPGSAGSLIPPHEYHTIRNASRESVAVSLHIYKAPMEACSMFVPNEGEWFARVAKTLQTDEAA, from the coding sequence ATGACGATCAACGACGCACTGCCCGACCTCGATTTCCCCGGCCACGACAAGCTGGTCGCCGCCATCGACGCCGCGGTTGCGGCCGGTGACGAACATGCCGTGACCGCGGCACTGCGCACGACCCTGTGCGGCATGATCCGCGACCGCGACGTGCAGCTGCCATCGTGCGTGCACGACCCGATCGAAGACCACTACGCGCGCCGCGAGATCTACCGCAGCCCGCGCCTGGGCTACAGCGTCGTCGCCATGACCTGGGGGCCCGGCCAGGGCACGCCTGTGCATGACCATTGCGGCCTGTGGTGTGTCGAGGGCGTCTGGGACGGTGAGCTGGAAATCACCCAGTACGAACTGCTTGAACGCGACGGCGAGCGTTTCCGCTTCCGCGCCGCAGGTGGCATGCACGCCGGCCCCGGCAGTGCCGGCAGCCTGATCCCGCCGCACGAGTACCACACCATCCGCAACGCCAGCCGCGAGTCGGTCGCCGTCTCGCTGCACATCTACAAGGCGCCGATGGAAGCGTGCTCGATGTTCGTCCCCAACGAAGGCGAATGGTTCGCCCGCGTCGCCAAGACGCTGCAGACCGACGAAGCCGCGTAA
- a CDS encoding DUF2214 family protein: MLTDFVLASLHHLLVYALIAMLVAQSVLLRGAVDRPTLQRLVGIDRGYGICAMLLIVVGICRIIYGVKGHDFYLHNPWFHAKMGAFVLVGLLSIVPTVRFLRWRKALATNPSYLPDATEVGRLRGIVRFELILIAAIFVFAAAMARYGGL, encoded by the coding sequence ATGCTGACCGACTTCGTACTCGCCTCGCTCCACCACCTTCTCGTTTACGCACTGATCGCAATGCTGGTCGCACAGTCGGTGCTGCTGCGCGGCGCCGTCGACCGCCCCACCCTGCAGCGCCTGGTCGGCATCGACAGGGGCTACGGCATCTGCGCGATGTTGCTGATCGTGGTCGGCATCTGCCGGATCATCTACGGGGTGAAGGGCCACGACTTCTACCTGCACAACCCGTGGTTCCACGCCAAGATGGGCGCTTTCGTGCTGGTCGGCCTGCTCTCGATCGTGCCGACCGTGCGCTTCCTGCGCTGGCGCAAGGCCCTGGCGACCAACCCGTCCTACCTGCCCGATGCCACCGAGGTCGGCAGGCTGCGCGGCATCGTCCGCTTCGAACTGATCCTGATCGCGGCGATCTTCGTCTTCGCCGCCGCGATGGCCCGCTACGGCGGCCTGTGA
- a CDS encoding DUF1254 domain-containing protein encodes MPTLARMSALFLGCWCLTACLRQHEVAPIADPAVPPADSANTAALTPEAISERAVKRRAVEAVVWGMPAVNFERMRDATHKLGGKDNEIVFWSRPSGWKNQTLTPNPDTIYLIPFFNTTDAGPVVLEIPPAQGGSITGSVDDAWQTAIEDVGPAGVDKGKGGKYLILPPGFKGPIPRGYIAMPSATFGTYALLRSNLASGSEADVAKSVAYAKRIKVYPLSQAANPPQTRFVDAIDSVFDGTIPYDASFYELLDRVVQREPWLDRDRVMIDPLRTIGIEKGKPFQPDAQARKRLDVAAREAHAWIDSRYESGHFPAPYIDGSRWTLPAPADLMKEIQSAYADPAQYPVDARGVTYSYAFFSAKHLGTGQFYLFNQKSADGEPLKGSGHYRLHVPANVPVRLYWSVTAYDRATHALIRDMPWASRSSLTPGLQKNADGSVDVYFGPKAPAGRDSNWVPTDPKGRFELIFRFYGPEAPVFDKSWKLPDVERA; translated from the coding sequence ATGCCGACATTGGCTCGCATGAGTGCGCTGTTTCTCGGATGCTGGTGTCTGACCGCCTGCCTTCGCCAGCACGAGGTGGCGCCCATCGCCGACCCTGCAGTTCCGCCCGCCGACAGTGCCAACACCGCCGCGCTCACGCCGGAAGCGATCTCGGAGCGTGCCGTGAAGCGTCGCGCGGTCGAGGCAGTGGTATGGGGCATGCCAGCCGTCAACTTCGAGCGGATGCGCGATGCGACGCACAAGCTCGGCGGCAAGGACAACGAGATCGTGTTCTGGTCGCGCCCGTCCGGCTGGAAGAACCAGACGCTTACGCCGAACCCGGACACGATCTATCTCATTCCGTTCTTCAACACGACCGACGCAGGGCCGGTCGTGCTCGAGATTCCGCCCGCGCAGGGCGGCTCCATCACCGGCAGTGTCGACGACGCCTGGCAAACGGCAATCGAGGACGTCGGCCCCGCTGGCGTAGACAAGGGCAAGGGCGGCAAGTACCTGATCCTGCCTCCGGGCTTCAAGGGGCCGATACCGCGAGGCTATATCGCGATGCCGTCAGCGACCTTCGGTACCTACGCGTTGTTGCGATCCAATCTTGCCAGCGGCAGCGAGGCGGATGTCGCCAAGTCCGTGGCCTACGCGAAGCGGATCAAGGTCTATCCGCTCTCGCAGGCCGCCAATCCGCCGCAGACGCGCTTCGTCGATGCCATCGATTCCGTGTTCGATGGCACGATCCCTTATGACGCAAGCTTCTACGAACTGCTGGATCGTGTGGTGCAACGCGAGCCGTGGCTGGATCGCGACAGGGTGATGATCGATCCGCTGCGGACGATCGGCATCGAGAAGGGCAAGCCGTTCCAGCCGGACGCGCAGGCGCGCAAACGCCTCGACGTTGCCGCGCGTGAAGCGCACGCGTGGATCGATTCCCGCTACGAGAGCGGACATTTCCCGGCCCCGTATATCGACGGCAGCCGCTGGACGCTGCCGGCGCCTGCCGACCTGATGAAGGAGATCCAGTCGGCCTACGCCGATCCCGCCCAGTATCCTGTGGACGCTCGTGGGGTCACGTACTCATATGCGTTCTTCAGTGCCAAGCACCTCGGGACGGGCCAGTTCTATCTGTTCAATCAGAAGAGCGCGGATGGCGAGCCGTTGAAGGGAAGCGGCCACTACCGCCTGCACGTTCCGGCAAACGTGCCCGTAAGGCTGTACTGGTCGGTCACCGCATATGACCGGGCGACCCACGCGCTCATACGCGACATGCCATGGGCCAGCCGGTCTTCGCTGACGCCCGGATTGCAGAAGAACGCCGACGGTTCGGTCGACGTGTACTTCGGCCCGAAGGCGCCCGCCGGCAGGGACTCCAACTGGGTGCCGACCGATCCGAAGGGGCGCTTCGAGTTGATCTTCCGCTTCTACGGGCCGGAAGCGCCGGTGTTCGACAAGAGCTGGAAGTTGCCGGACGTGGAACGCGCCTGA
- a CDS encoding HD domain-containing phosphohydrolase, translated as MDDSAVALLDVIRSLAFVGDLAMGQPTDHSPRAAWMAGQLAREAGADHAARTRATAVALLRWSGCTANAPEFAQLFGDDVGGRKALLAIQSSGSSFRSGTRNKGSAFLSLSRIHCEVSGDIAEQLGLDEETQFALRHLFESHDGSGAPDGLRGEQVPTAVYMASLAGDLDIFNRLYGLDQACRLIAERADTLYPRALANVVLAHARQWLSALDEDPTLSGPCSLEAVLAGRTTSLEILAHVIDLKLPWMTGHSRNVAQIARNAALQLGLDEVSQQRVYRAALIHGIGRAAVPNMVWDTPGRLAESAWERVRLVPYWTGRAARQIGSLAAEAEVASYAYERPDGSGYFREVKSVSIPLEGRVLAAAVALAALRVERPWRGAYADHEARDLLMAEAAAGRHDPAVVNALFDTRREAKRSPPPPSTGLLTERERDVLRWISLGASNKQAAQKLSISPSTVRTHVESVFRKLECTTRAAATLKATQLGLL; from the coding sequence GTGGACGATTCCGCAGTCGCCCTCCTCGATGTGATCCGGTCGCTGGCGTTCGTCGGCGACCTGGCCATGGGGCAACCTACCGACCATTCGCCGCGTGCCGCATGGATGGCAGGGCAACTTGCCCGCGAGGCCGGCGCGGACCACGCGGCACGCACGCGCGCCACTGCCGTCGCGCTGCTGCGGTGGTCGGGCTGTACAGCCAACGCGCCGGAATTCGCCCAGCTGTTCGGCGACGACGTCGGCGGCCGGAAAGCGCTGCTCGCGATCCAGTCTTCTGGAAGCAGTTTTCGTTCAGGGACCCGCAACAAGGGATCGGCATTCCTGTCGCTCTCTCGAATCCATTGCGAAGTGTCAGGCGACATAGCCGAACAACTGGGACTGGATGAAGAAACGCAGTTCGCCCTGCGCCACCTGTTCGAGAGCCATGACGGCAGTGGTGCACCTGATGGACTGCGTGGCGAACAGGTTCCGACAGCGGTCTACATGGCCTCGCTTGCCGGCGATCTCGACATCTTCAACCGGCTCTACGGCCTCGACCAGGCATGCAGGCTCATCGCCGAGCGCGCGGACACGCTTTACCCGCGAGCACTTGCCAACGTGGTCCTCGCGCACGCGCGCCAGTGGCTGTCGGCGCTCGATGAAGACCCGACCTTGTCCGGCCCGTGTTCGCTGGAAGCGGTGCTGGCCGGGCGTACGACATCGCTGGAGATTCTCGCCCACGTCATCGACCTGAAACTGCCATGGATGACCGGCCATTCGCGCAACGTGGCGCAGATTGCGCGCAACGCAGCGCTGCAGCTGGGCCTGGACGAAGTCAGCCAGCAGCGGGTGTACCGGGCCGCGCTCATACATGGCATCGGGCGAGCTGCCGTGCCAAACATGGTCTGGGATACGCCGGGCCGACTCGCCGAGTCGGCATGGGAGCGCGTCCGCCTGGTGCCGTACTGGACCGGCCGTGCCGCGCGACAGATCGGCTCGCTCGCAGCGGAGGCGGAAGTGGCCTCCTACGCGTACGAGCGACCCGATGGTTCGGGCTACTTTCGCGAGGTGAAGTCAGTCAGCATCCCGCTGGAAGGACGCGTCCTCGCCGCGGCGGTGGCGCTGGCAGCGCTTCGTGTCGAGCGACCCTGGCGCGGAGCGTATGCCGATCACGAAGCGCGCGATCTGTTGATGGCCGAAGCTGCAGCGGGCCGACATGACCCGGCCGTCGTCAATGCGCTTTTCGACACGCGCCGGGAGGCCAAACGATCGCCGCCACCGCCATCGACCGGACTGCTCACGGAGCGGGAGCGAGATGTCCTGCGCTGGATCAGCCTGGGCGCCAGCAACAAGCAGGCGGCGCAGAAACTCTCCATCAGTCCAAGTACCGTGCGCACGCACGTGGAAAGCGTGTTCCGCAAGCTGGAGTGCACGACGCGTGCGGCGGCAACATTGAAGGCCACGCAACTGGGCTTGTTGTAG
- a CDS encoding alpha/beta hydrolase — protein sequence MKLKSLAIAAVAALSLASTAHAAKPSPAPKAVKNVVLVHGGFVDGSGWQKVYDILKKDGYNVSIVQNPTLSLADDVAVTKRVIAQQDGPVVLVGHSYGGVVISEAGTDPKVERLVYIAAFAPDAGESVQTLIANPPPGAAQPPILPPQDGFLFLDRAKFAASFAGDVPAEEAEFMAASQVPWGVEALAGKVTVPAWKAKASWYLVATDDHMIPPPAQQMMAKRAGATVTKVPGSHAIYVSRPDAVAMLIEQAAQGKK from the coding sequence ATGAAACTGAAGTCGCTCGCGATCGCCGCGGTTGCCGCCCTGTCCCTGGCCTCCACCGCGCACGCAGCCAAACCCTCCCCGGCCCCGAAGGCCGTCAAGAACGTCGTACTGGTCCATGGCGGCTTCGTTGACGGCTCCGGCTGGCAGAAGGTCTACGACATCCTCAAAAAGGATGGCTACAACGTCAGCATCGTGCAGAACCCGACCCTCTCGCTCGCCGATGACGTCGCTGTCACCAAGCGCGTCATCGCCCAGCAGGATGGCCCCGTCGTGCTGGTCGGCCATTCCTATGGCGGCGTGGTGATCTCCGAAGCCGGCACCGACCCGAAGGTCGAGCGCCTGGTGTACATCGCCGCGTTTGCGCCGGATGCTGGCGAGTCGGTGCAGACGCTGATCGCCAATCCGCCGCCGGGCGCGGCGCAGCCGCCGATCCTGCCGCCGCAGGATGGCTTCCTGTTCCTCGACCGGGCGAAGTTCGCCGCCTCGTTCGCAGGTGATGTCCCGGCAGAGGAGGCAGAGTTCATGGCGGCGTCGCAGGTGCCGTGGGGTGTTGAAGCCCTCGCTGGCAAGGTCACCGTGCCGGCATGGAAGGCGAAGGCGAGCTGGTATCTCGTCGCCACCGACGACCATATGATCCCGCCGCCGGCCCAGCAGATGATGGCCAAACGCGCTGGCGCGACCGTCACCAAAGTTCCGGGCAGCCATGCCATCTATGTGTCCAGGCCCGACGCGGTCGCCATGCTCATCGAGCAGGCGGCACAGGGCAAGAAGTAA
- a CDS encoding CBS domain-containing protein — protein MKIQELLKTKSGAVVTIDAGDTIGAAAQKMTSHKIAALVVTRDAHPVGVVSEQDIVAAVAEDGVQAGTRPLSRLLKSAVESIAPDTSVKQAMTLMTHARLRHLPVISNDVLVGIVSLGDIVKNRLDELALERDVLRDIYIAAH, from the coding sequence ATGAAGATCCAGGAACTGCTCAAGACCAAGTCCGGCGCCGTTGTCACCATCGATGCCGGCGACACGATCGGCGCGGCAGCCCAGAAGATGACGTCGCACAAGATTGCCGCGCTGGTCGTCACCCGCGATGCGCACCCAGTGGGTGTGGTTTCCGAACAGGACATCGTAGCCGCCGTGGCCGAGGACGGCGTCCAGGCTGGAACGCGTCCACTGAGCCGGCTGCTCAAGAGCGCCGTCGAGAGCATTGCGCCCGACACCAGCGTCAAGCAGGCAATGACCCTGATGACCCATGCGCGCCTGCGACACCTGCCGGTGATCAGCAACGATGTGCTCGTGGGCATCGTCAGCCTGGGCGACATCGTCAAGAACCGGCTGGACGAACTCGCGCTCGAGCGGGACGTGCTACGGGATATCTACATCGCTGCGCATTGA
- a CDS encoding GlxA family transcriptional regulator, producing the protein MLTIGFAVLPRFQIMGLAAASAFELANTCAEEPLYRVKVLSEHGGQVASSLGMPMETRALSRQKLDTLIVTGLLHPAPSAPGLIQQVRRVAQSTRRIASVCTGAFILGEAGLIDGRRVTTHWIHARKLQAQFPDAHVEDDRIFIIDGPVWTSAGMSAGVDLALGMIEKDFGAELARSVAQKLVVYHRRAGGQSQHSALLDLDAKTDRIQSAMNYARSNLRSTLTVEELADAAHLSPRQFSRAFRAETGQSPAKAVEHLRVEAARMLIEQSRHSIDEVATQTGFADPERMRRAFLRAFGQPPQTIRRNARLAAG; encoded by the coding sequence ATGCTCACCATCGGTTTCGCTGTCCTGCCGCGCTTCCAGATCATGGGGCTCGCGGCCGCCTCGGCATTCGAGCTCGCAAACACCTGTGCCGAAGAGCCGCTGTACCGGGTCAAGGTTCTGTCCGAGCACGGCGGTCAGGTCGCAAGTTCCCTGGGCATGCCGATGGAGACGCGCGCACTGTCGCGACAGAAGCTCGACACTCTTATCGTCACCGGCCTGTTGCATCCGGCACCCTCCGCGCCAGGGCTGATCCAGCAGGTTCGCCGGGTCGCGCAGTCCACCCGGCGTATCGCGTCGGTTTGCACGGGCGCGTTCATCCTCGGCGAGGCGGGGCTGATCGACGGACGCCGCGTCACCACGCACTGGATCCACGCGCGCAAGCTGCAGGCGCAGTTCCCCGATGCGCATGTCGAGGACGACCGCATCTTCATCATCGACGGCCCGGTCTGGACCTCCGCCGGCATGAGCGCAGGGGTCGACCTCGCACTGGGCATGATCGAGAAGGACTTCGGCGCGGAGCTTGCGCGCTCGGTGGCGCAGAAACTGGTGGTCTATCACCGCCGCGCGGGCGGACAGTCGCAGCATTCGGCGTTGCTGGACCTGGACGCGAAGACCGACCGCATCCAGAGCGCGATGAACTACGCGCGCAGCAACCTTCGTTCAACCCTGACGGTGGAGGAGTTGGCCGACGCTGCGCACCTGAGCCCGCGGCAGTTCAGCCGGGCTTTCCGCGCCGAGACCGGGCAGTCGCCGGCGAAGGCGGTCGAACATCTGCGCGTGGAAGCGGCGCGGATGCTGATCGAGCAGAGCCGGCACAGCATTGACGAAGTGGCCACGCAAACCGGGTTCGCCGATCCCGAGCGGATGCGCCGGGCGTTCCTGCGTGCGTTCGGCCAGCCTCCGCAGACCATCCGGCGCAATGCGCGGCTGGCGGCTGGCTGA
- a CDS encoding SDR family oxidoreductase, which translates to MNTRIHQGTALVTGASSGIGAVYADRLANAGYDLILVARRADKLRSLATDLTNRTGRSVETLPADLTRPEDLARVEEVLRRDASITLLVNNAGVGATAPLLQSSVEDMDRMITLNVSVLTRLAYAVAPAFVARGQGTIVNIASVVAIAPELLNGVYGGSKAFVLAFSQSLQHELGDKGVRVQAVLPGATATDFWDIAGTPISHLPQEIVMSAQDLVDAALSGLAQGELVTIPALPDVAEWEAFERARKAMAHGLSRTTPASRYIG; encoded by the coding sequence ATGAACACCCGCATTCATCAAGGCACCGCCCTGGTCACCGGAGCGTCTTCCGGCATCGGCGCGGTCTACGCCGACCGGCTCGCCAACGCCGGCTACGACCTGATCCTGGTCGCCCGTCGCGCCGACAAGCTGCGCTCGCTGGCCACCGACCTGACCAACCGGACCGGGCGGTCGGTCGAGACGCTGCCTGCCGACCTGACCCGTCCGGAAGACCTCGCCCGGGTGGAAGAGGTCCTGCGTCGCGATGCCAGCATCACCCTGCTCGTCAACAACGCCGGCGTCGGTGCGACGGCGCCGCTGCTGCAGTCGAGCGTGGAGGACATGGACCGGATGATCACGCTCAACGTCAGCGTGCTGACCCGCCTGGCTTACGCCGTCGCACCGGCTTTCGTCGCCCGCGGCCAGGGCACGATCGTCAATATCGCCTCGGTCGTCGCAATTGCGCCGGAACTGCTTAATGGCGTGTACGGCGGCAGCAAGGCATTCGTGCTCGCCTTCTCGCAGTCGCTCCAGCACGAACTGGGCGACAAGGGCGTGCGCGTGCAGGCGGTGCTGCCCGGCGCGACGGCGACGGACTTCTGGGACATTGCCGGCACGCCGATCTCGCACCTGCCGCAGGAGATCGTGATGTCGGCGCAGGACCTGGTTGACGCTGCGCTCTCCGGCCTCGCCCAGGGCGAGCTGGTGACAATTCCCGCCCTGCCCGATGTGGCGGAGTGGGAGGCGTTCGAGCGCGCGCGCAAGGCGATGGCACACGGCCTGTCACGCACGACTCCGGCATCGCGCTACATCGGCTAG
- a CDS encoding MFS transporter, which yields MATALAGAFIANMTTQFAGTNLADIQGGVAASADEASWVGTAYTVANLVGIVAAPTLLRTFGLRRYFVASAVVFAACAWWCALAPGLAALVAARIVQGCAGGAFGPIAFTAVFAMLKGPRVALGIALLAFVLLVSVNVGPALAGPIEAAWGWRGLFVVQLWAAVLLALAGMRWMPPPAAINREALRIDWGAAALLALAVGGLMLVVSQGTRRFWLDNPMVAWTLSLSVGAWLGFVVAHWLSSTPLLNMAKLRERRFGLAIALNFIFRSSFAATVYLLPLLLASTQAYRPLQVSHLLWWSVLPQIATFPVVWQLLHRHDSRTIMIAGLLLCGLALWLASRATTQVAGEQLQLSLVLLGIGQMLFLVPTLLVGALGLSMADGPTATIAFNLTTVGGTTVGVGLVSHFVTEREKFHSSVLVDRVSWLDGQVSDRLSTLGTAWSARLGDEVASRGALAQLGAGVRREAWLLAFNDGFALIAIALVLATLGVALVGRSPPLSNAPQADSP from the coding sequence GTGGCCACCGCCCTCGCCGGCGCGTTCATTGCGAACATGACCACGCAGTTCGCCGGTACGAACCTCGCCGATATCCAGGGCGGCGTGGCGGCTTCTGCGGACGAAGCTTCCTGGGTTGGGACCGCGTACACGGTCGCCAACCTGGTCGGCATCGTGGCCGCGCCGACGTTGCTGAGGACGTTCGGTCTGCGCCGTTACTTTGTCGCCAGCGCGGTGGTGTTCGCCGCTTGTGCCTGGTGGTGCGCGCTGGCGCCAGGGCTGGCGGCGCTGGTCGCGGCACGCATCGTCCAGGGATGCGCCGGTGGCGCCTTCGGACCGATTGCCTTTACCGCTGTGTTCGCGATGCTCAAGGGGCCGCGCGTGGCCCTGGGAATCGCGCTGCTGGCGTTCGTCCTGCTGGTGTCGGTCAACGTCGGCCCAGCGCTCGCCGGGCCGATTGAAGCGGCGTGGGGTTGGCGCGGCTTGTTCGTCGTCCAGCTCTGGGCCGCCGTATTGCTGGCGCTGGCCGGAATGCGCTGGATGCCGCCGCCGGCAGCCATCAACCGTGAGGCACTGCGCATCGACTGGGGCGCCGCCGCGTTGCTTGCACTCGCCGTGGGTGGGCTGATGCTGGTGGTGAGCCAGGGGACCAGGCGATTCTGGCTCGACAACCCGATGGTTGCGTGGACGCTGAGCCTGAGCGTCGGTGCGTGGCTGGGCTTCGTGGTCGCGCACTGGCTGTCTTCCACGCCCCTTCTAAACATGGCGAAACTTCGCGAACGACGCTTCGGTCTCGCGATCGCGCTCAATTTCATTTTCCGCTCCAGCTTCGCTGCCACGGTCTACCTGCTTCCGCTGCTGCTCGCATCGACACAGGCCTATCGTCCGCTGCAGGTCTCGCATCTGCTGTGGTGGAGTGTGCTGCCGCAGATCGCCACGTTCCCGGTCGTGTGGCAGCTGCTGCATCGTCATGACAGCCGGACGATCATGATTGCCGGCCTCCTGCTCTGCGGACTCGCGCTGTGGCTGGCGTCGAGGGCGACCACCCAGGTGGCCGGCGAGCAGTTGCAGCTCAGCCTCGTGCTTCTGGGCATCGGACAGATGCTGTTCCTGGTGCCGACGCTGCTGGTGGGAGCATTGGGTCTTTCCATGGCCGACGGCCCCACTGCCACGATCGCCTTCAACCTCACCACCGTGGGCGGCACTACCGTTGGCGTCGGCCTCGTATCGCATTTCGTGACCGAGCGCGAAAAGTTCCACTCCAGCGTGCTGGTCGATCGCGTGTCCTGGCTCGATGGCCAGGTCAGCGATCGCCTGTCGACGCTGGGAACCGCCTGGTCCGCGCGCCTGGGCGACGAAGTCGCTTCACGCGGTGCACTGGCGCAGCTGGGCGCGGGCGTGCGTCGCGAGGCATGGCTGCTGGCATTCAACGATGGGTTTGCGCTGATTGCCATCGCGCTGGTCCTCGCGACGTTGGGCGTCGCGCTGGTTGGCCGTTCCCCTCCCCTGTCCAACGCTCCACAGGCAGATTCCCCATGA
- a CDS encoding HlyD family secretion protein, whose protein sequence is MKLRTSTLVGLLSAVVATAAVGASVAPGGIVQGWDRHYTDNAYVRGDVTQISPKVSGHVTEVVVRDNQPVRAGDVLFRIDDRDFRARLAQAEAALSARKASEGNLDAQLNLQRAAIGQAEAALREASAEQGRAQRDATRAGQLAGEQLIAASQFDQLSSSANVASARVDEMRAALMAAHQRAAVLESQRPQLLADIDAARAAVALAALDVDSTVVRAPLDGRVSERAARTGQYVKAGTPLIGLVPPELWVVANFKETQLEGMRAGASVDIAIDAVPGVKFHGRLESLSPASGAQFALLPPDNATGNFTRIVQRVPVRIALVDEPARLAELRPGMSATARVQE, encoded by the coding sequence ATGAAACTTCGAACTTCCACGCTTGTCGGCCTGCTGTCCGCCGTAGTCGCCACCGCTGCGGTCGGCGCCAGCGTCGCGCCCGGTGGCATTGTCCAGGGCTGGGACCGGCATTACACCGACAACGCCTACGTCCGCGGCGACGTGACCCAGATCAGCCCGAAGGTTTCGGGCCACGTCACCGAGGTCGTCGTGCGCGACAACCAGCCGGTCCGCGCCGGCGACGTGCTGTTTCGCATCGACGACCGCGATTTCCGCGCGCGACTGGCGCAGGCCGAGGCCGCGCTTTCCGCGCGCAAGGCCAGCGAGGGAAACCTGGATGCCCAGCTGAACCTGCAACGCGCCGCCATCGGCCAGGCCGAAGCCGCCTTGCGCGAGGCATCAGCCGAACAGGGGCGTGCACAACGCGACGCGACCCGCGCAGGACAGTTGGCCGGCGAGCAGTTGATTGCCGCCTCCCAGTTCGACCAGCTTTCCTCGTCGGCGAACGTCGCCTCGGCGCGGGTCGATGAGATGCGAGCCGCCCTGATGGCCGCGCACCAGCGCGCCGCCGTGCTGGAGAGCCAGCGTCCGCAACTGCTCGCGGATATCGATGCAGCGCGGGCTGCGGTCGCCCTGGCCGCGCTCGATGTCGACAGCACGGTCGTGCGGGCTCCGCTCGACGGTCGCGTGAGTGAGCGCGCCGCGCGAACCGGCCAGTACGTCAAGGCGGGCACGCCGCTGATCGGGCTGGTGCCTCCGGAACTGTGGGTGGTGGCGAACTTCAAGGAAACGCAACTGGAAGGAATGCGCGCGGGCGCCAGCGTCGACATCGCCATCGATGCCGTTCCTGGCGTGAAGTTCCACGGTCGACTGGAGAGCCTGTCTCCTGCCAGCGGCGCCCAGTTCGCACTGCTGCCGCCCGACAACGCGACCGGCAACTTCACCCGCATCGTCCAGCGCGTGCCGGTGAGGATTGCGCTGGTGGACGAACCGGCGCGGCTTGCCGAACTGCGACCCGGAATGTCGGCGACGGCGAGGGTGCAGGAATGA